The DNA window TTGCTCTCTTCTGAAGTGTATTGAGAAGGCATAAACACACCCACCACCTTTTCCTTGCCGAGGGCATCTGCTGCAAGACAAGCCACAAGGGCAGAGTCTATTCCACCAGATAGCCCAAGGACAGCTTTTTTAAAAGAGTTTTTGTAAAAGTAATCCTTCAGACCCAGAAGTAGCGCGTTGTATATTTCTTCCTCTCCCTGCGGACTTGGTTCTAAAGTAGCTTGAAAATACTCCAACCTTCTTTGGTCTAAAATGTTTTCAACAGAAGGACATTCAGTCGGCCTCTCCCTCAGCCTAAGGTCCATCAGTCTTTTTGCTCTTACCTTTGAAAGGGGCAAGCTGACAGTCTTTACGCTTTCCTCAAAAGCTTTAGCTCTGTATATTACTTTTCCCTCTGGGTCTATTATCAAACTCCTTCCGTCAAAAACCAGCTCATCTTGAGCACCGACCAAATTTACATAGACTACGTAAGCTAAATTGTCCTGAGCCCTTGCCTTTAGAAAGTTTTCTTTAAAACTGTATTTGTTTGCGTAGTATGGAGAGGCGTTTATGTTTATTAAAACCTCCGCACCGCAGAGAGCGTAGTATCTTTCCCATCCATCTGGATGCCATACGTCCTCGCACACAGAAAAACCCAGTTTAACTCCGTTTATGGACAGCATAAGGGGCCTGCTGCCACTTCTAAAATACCTCTTTTCGTCAAAAACAGAGTAGTTTGGTAAAAAGGTTTTGTGGTATATCCCGAAGACCTTTCCTCTTCCTACGAGAACCAAGGAGTTAAACAACTCTCCATCGTAGTAAGGCATTCCCAAAACCGCTGTAGAGTTTAGAGATTTAGAAAATTCCACGATCCTTTCCAATTGCCTTTGGCACTCTTTTAAAAATCCTCTATCAAAAAGAAGGTCTTGAGGAGGATAGCCACTTATGGAAAGCTCTGGAAAGACTACAAGATGGGCCTCTTCGTCTTTAGACCTCCAAACCTCAAGGATTTTTTCTGCGTTCCCTTCTAAGTCTCCCACTGTAAAGTTAAGCTGGGCTATGCAAATGTTTATAAACTCCATAGTCTTAATTTAGCTCCTTTGGACAGGGTTCAAAGATCGTTTGGGTCTGAAGGTAGTCTTCTTCAAACCTAAAACTCCAGTTTTTTAGAAGTTCAAGGATAGTCTTTTCACTTACCAGACCTTTTCTGAAGTCCTCCAGCAGTGTAAAAAAGTGGTCCTTTTCCTTTTGGTTTAACCTTCTGGAGAGATGGCCGTATATGTGGGTGAAGGTGTTTATGTATTGCCCTTTGGATGGAGTTTTCTTTAAAGCCTGCCTAAAAAGCCTTGAGTATTCTTTAATTGTTTGAGTAAAGCCCTTTGAGGATGCCACAAGTCTTCCCATCTCCTTTAGCTTTGTCTGGGAGTGAAGCATAAGAAGGTACTTGTTTATTCTGTGAAACTCCATAAGCTGGCTTATACTTTCTGCTCTGCTTATAAACTCCCTCAGCCTTGCGATGGAAAAGAGTCTAACTAAAAAGTGTTTTTTTATCTTTTCGTCCTTTAGCCTTTTTTCGTCCTCTACGGGCAAATCCTCAAACCTCTCTATAACTTTTTTTGCAAACAGTCCCTTTGTGCGATGGGAGAAAGTTCTTCCCTCTGGGTCTTTGTAAGAAAGGGTGCTGTTTGACACTCCACAAGAGGGAGATTTGCCCTTTAGCAAAAAACCATCCACCTCTTCCAATCCGCTTAAAAAACTTTCTACAAAGCTGAGCATATCTTCTGTTAGGTCTTTTCCAGAAGAAGGTTGAACAAGTCTTAGTTCCTTTTCCTTCCAGTAAAGGATAACTTTGTTTCTTGGCACACCCAATCCTATGGACACTTCAGGACAAACTGGTATAACCTGACAGTATCTTAGAAGTTTTTCCACAAAAGGATCTTTTACAGTCCCGCCGTCGTATCTTACAAACTCTCCTGCCAAGCATGCACTTACCACAAGCTTGGGAGTTGGATATTTCATAGGTTTAAAGCTCTTGCATTAGCTTTTCTACGTGTCCCTTTGCCTTTACGTTGTAGTAAGCCTTTTTGATAGTTCCATCCGGATTTATGACGAAGGTGCTTCTGATTATACCCTTTGTTTCTTTTCCATAAATTTTCTTTACACCATAAGCGCCATAAAGCTCTGCGATCTTACAGTCTGGGTCGCTCAGCAGAGGAAAAGGAAGATTGTACTTTTCCTTAAATTTTTTGTGGGAAGAGATGGAATCTGGGCTTACGCCAACCACCCTGTAGCCTTTGTTTATGAGTTGGTTTATGTTGTCCCTAAAGTCGCAGGCTTCTTGGGTGCATCCGGATGTATTGTCCTTTGGGTAAAAGTAAAGGATAATGGGTTGGTCTAAAAGGTCTTTAAGGCAAAACTCTTTTTCATTACCTTCTTCGTCTATACCTTTCAAACAAAAATCTGGAGCTTTGTCTCCTTCTTTAAGCATAGATATTAATTATAATGCCTTCTTTTTATTTTTAGGGTGTAATGTAAGATTTACCGAGAAATGCCATACGATAGCCGTTGTATCCTAACTTTTCCATGCTTGTATAGCTTCCATTAAATTGGGGTTCATAGTTATAGAGGTCATAAAAATAGGAAGGGGCTTTCGCCCCCTAACTTTTCAGCCGTAAGTGTCAGAGTCGCCTTTAACCGCTTCTATTCTTAGAATGGCATCGTCGGGTGTGATGTTATCCCCGGGCTTTGCAAAGATTTTCTTTACCACTCCTGTTATTGGAGCGTGGATTTCGTTTTCCATCTTCATAGCTTCCACGATGGCTACCGTTTGTCCCTCTTGCACTGGCTGACCCTCTTCCACAAGGATTCTTACTACCCTTCCGGGCATGGGTGCGGTTGCATCTCCTGGCTGAGTTGCTTTGGGAATACCTTTCTCTTCTGCCTGAACCACTGCCTGAGACACACCCCCTGCCGGAATAGCTTCTACCAGCGGAGTGAGCTGAACCTCTTCAAGCCTTCCATCTACCCTGACGTAATACTTCCTTGGCTTTCCAGGCTCCTGATGGGCACTTACCCCTTCTATCTTTACCTTGAATTTCTCTCCGTGATAGATAATGTCAAACTCCACTGGCGCAGCACCGGGCACTGTGCCAGGTTTGACCTCTGCAGTTTCCGCCAGTTCCTCTATGGGTTCTGGATAAAGCTCTCCCTTTTCCCTTGCTACAAAGAAGTCTTTAGCCTGCATAGGGAAGAGCGCATAAAGGAGAACTTCTTCATCCGTTGGCTCCCTTCCAAGCAAAGCCTTTGTTTCTTCGTAGGCCTTGTCCCAGTCCTCTGGGTCTGCCAGGTCTGCCGCCCTTGTGGAAAAGTCTGGTTCTTTGCCAGGACCAAGGATCTTCTCCGCCAGTTCCTTGGAGATGGGTCCCGGTGGCCTTCCGTATTTGCCCTCCACGTAATCCCTTACCTCCTTGGTGATCACCTTGTATCTCTCTCCGCTTATTACGTTAAGCACAGCTTGAACACCAACTATCTGGGAGGATGGAGTAAGCAAGGGTGGATAGCCAAGGTCCCTTTCTACGTTTGGAACTTCCTTTAGGGCTTCTTCTATCTTGTCTAAGGCATTGGCTTCTATAAGCTGTGCAACCATGTTGGAGATCATACCACCGGGGATCTTGTGAATGAGCACTTTGGCATTCACGCCCGCATACTCTGTTTCGTATTTCTTATACTTCTTTCTTATCTGCTTGGTGATCTCTGCGCACTCGTCTATGAGCTTTAGGTCCAAGCCGGTGTCAAAGGGGGTGCCTTCAAGCATGGCAACTACCGACTCGGTGGCCGGGTGAGAAGAGCCAAAGGCTAAAGGGGATAGGACAGTATCCACCATATCTACGCCCGCAAGTATTGCCATCATGTGATTGACGATGGCTGTTCCGCTCATATCATGATTGTGCAGAAGCACCGGCAGTTTCCCCTGCGTGGCTTCTTTTATACCCTTTATGATGGCGTAAGTTTCTAAGGGCATGATAATACCGGTGGCATCTTTGAAGGAGAGCCAGTCTGCTCCCATCTCAGCTATCTCAAGGGCATATTCTATCCACTTTTGATAGGTATGGATGGGGCTTCTGGTGTAAGAGATCTCAGCGTGAGCTTCTCCTCCAAGCTCTTTTATAGCTTTTACTGCAGTTTCTATGTTTCTGTTGTCGTTTAGGGCGTCAAAGACCCTAAAGACGGTTATACCATTGGCTATGGCCCTTTCTACGAATTTATAAACAAGCTTATCAGACTTTGGTCTGTAGCCTACTATGTTTTGACCTCTGAAGAGCATTTGCAGTTTGGTATTGGGCATAACCTCCTTTATTCTTCTTAACCTCTCCCATGGGTCTTCCTTTAAATACCTCAAGCACACGTCGTAGGTGGCACCTCCCCAAACTTCCACTGCGTAAAAGCCCACCTTGTCCATCTTTTCGCACAAAGGCAAAAGGTCATCCGTTCTTACTCTGGTGGCAAGCTTGCACTGCTGACCATCCCTTGGCGTAAGGTCTGTTATAAGTATCTTCTTGCGAAAGCCTTTCTTTTCAAGCTTTTTAAGCTCTTCTTGTATTTGCTCTAAAATCTCCACTGCTTGCATGTTAAACCTCCTATAATCCGTGATAGTTTGCTATGGCAGAGGCTATTATAGCAACAAAATCCTCTTTGTCCCTGTGCTCAGGGTAATCAAAGAGGTGAGGACGTTCATCTAAATATTTGGTAGTAAAGCGCCCAGCTCTAAAGTCTGGATCTTTCATGATGTTTATTAAAAGTGGAATTGTTGTTTTTACGCCGGTGATTTCGTAAGTTTCAAGGGCTGCCCTCATTCTGTCTACTGCAACTTCCCACTGGGGTGCCCAAACTATGAGCTTGGCAATCATTGAATCGTAGTAAGGTGTTACCTCAAAACCTCTGGATGCTGCATGCTCCACCCTTATGCCAAAACCTCCAGGTGCGTAGTATCTTTCTATAACTCCGATGCTTGGAGCAAATCCCTTTTTTGGGTCCTCTGCGTTGATCCTACACTCTATGGAGTAGCCGTTGAATTTTATATCCTCCTGTTTGTATCTTAAAGGTTCTCCTGCTGCAATACGGATCTGCCATTTGACTATATCCACTCCTGTAATCATCTCCGTGACAGGATGCTCCACCTGGATCCGTGTGTTCATCTCAATGAAGTATAGATTGCCCTTTTCGTCTCCCACAAACTCCATAGTGCCCGCACTGTAATATCCGATCTCCTTTGCAGCCTTTACCACCAAAGAACCGTAATATTCCCTTTGCTCCGGTGTTAACAGCAAGGATGGTGCAATCTCCACGAGTTTTTGGTTTCTTCTTTGGATGGAACAGTCCCTTTCTCCGAGATGTATAACATTTCCGTATTTGTCTCCCAAAACTTGAAACTCTATGTGTCTTGGGTTTTCTATGTACTTTTCAAGAAGTAGATCTCCCCTTCCAAAGGCTTTTTGGGCTTCATTGTAAGCAAGCTCGTAGTTTTTCAAAAGTTCTTCCTCATTCCTGCATATCCTTATACCCCTTCCTCCACCTCCTGCGGAAGCCTTTAGAAGAACAGGGTAGCCTATCTCCTTTGCTATCTGCTTTGCCTCCTGCTCGTCCTTGAGTATGCCGTCGCTTCCTGGCACGGTAGGAAGGCCTGTTCTTTTTGCTACCTCCTTAGACCTTGCCTTGTCTCCCATAAGCTCTATAACCTTCCAGTGGGGTCCTATGAAGGTTATTCCTTTCTCTTCACAGAGCTTTGCAAAGTGCTCGTTTTCTGCCAAAAAGCCATAGCCCGGATGGATAGCTTCCGCTCCAACTTCCAAAGCCAAATCCACTATCCTCTCTGCATTCAGATAAGTATCCAGAGGATTGACGCCTATCATGTAAGCCTCGTCTGCCATCTTCACGTGCCTTGCGGTAGATTCTATTTCGTTGTATATGGCAACCGTTTGAATACCAAGCTCTTTGCAAGCTCTTATGATCCTGCAGGCTATCTCTCCCCTGTTGGCTATTAGCACCTTTTTGAACATGCCAACCTCCTACCTTATAAGCTCTATCCTATACTCTATGGGTGCAACTTTGTTTATCATGTACGCGATCGAACAGGTGCCGGGGTCATAAATGGTTTTGTCCAAAGCTTTTTTTACGTCTTCCTCAGAAACATCTCCTTTGACTTTGACAAAAAGGTAGATCTTGGTAAATACCTTTGGATAGCCTTCTGTGATCCTCTCCGCATCCGTTTCTATCTCTATATGCTCTGTGTGTTTGCCCTCTTTGTGCAGGGCTTCGTACAGGTGGATCCCCACGCAGCCCGCTATGGAGTGAAACAAAAGCTCAGGAGGTCTTATGCCTCTGCCTTTACCACCCACATAACCGGCTGCATCTATGGGCACTTCTCTGTTAGACTCTCCCACACCTACGAAGTGAAAGTCTTCCTTTTGGGCAACCTTTACCTTCATAAAAACCTCCTAAGGGAGTTTTAAGTAAGAATTAAATATTATAAGCCAAAAAGTGATGCTTAAAATCATAGAATTTTGTTTTAAAAAGGAGGGAGCGCCCCTCCCCCCATGTCAATGATGGTGATGGAGAGCCAAAAGTAGATAGAATACCGGAAGGGCGGAAGCCAAGGCAAACACATAGCCTTTTCTTGGAGTGTGGAGCATTTTTACCCTATTCCAGAGTATGTGCAAGCTCCAAAGGCCCGCTATGAAGGGGAAAACTCTAAAGATCAAAAGCCATGGCTCACCTCTCTTAGCCAGTGGTCCGACGGATACCCCCAAACCAAAAGCCTGAGAAAAGCCATTTACTATATGGTGGTAATACTCTATGAAGAAAAGCTCCAGCACGTGGGACAGCCCCCCAACTATCATGAGTGGGGCAAAGGCATAACCAAGTGAAAGCAAGACGTTGGATAAATTGGTCTGTAGCACTTTGGCAATCTTCCCAAAGGTCAGATAGACGATGCCAAAGACCAAAATCAAGCTCAACAGCATTGCCAAAAGTCCAGAGGTATCCACCCACTTTGGAAGGTTAAAGGCTTGCTGTATGTATTTTCCACCGACCACCCAGGGCATGTATTCACCCAAACCGCTTCTGGATAACCCGTGGTGGAACCTCATGGTGATGGTTATAACCGCTGTCAAGAACAAATAGACCATAACCTCTATCATCTTTGGCTCTTTTATCTTTTCGTACAATGAGTATCCCCACCTTTTGAACTCAAGCTTTACCGCATCGCAAGCATGGGCACACTCCATGCACATGGTGCATCCAAACATGGAATTTCTTTCATCAAACTTTGAAGGGTTTAGCTTGTAAGGACATGCCGAGGCGCAGTCCGGTCTTTTACAGGTTTTGCATTCCCCTTGATATGTAGAAAGCCACATCGGAGAAGTTCTGGAAAAGGCGGTATTAACAGAACCTATGGGACAGATGTATTTACAGTAAGCCATGCCGTTGAAGAGGAAGAAGAAGACAAAGGAGAGGATGGTAAAGAAGAGAAAGAATAAAGCAGTGTTTAGGGGTTGTCTGAAAAATCCCGGGAATGTGTAAAGGACAAACCAGTATGCCAAGATGTTTGAACCTATAAGCCCTATGTAGGGGTTGGAAAGCCACTGCCGTAAGCTATGGCGTAGAAGAGTAAGAAAGTAGTAAAAAACTTGTAGAACAAAAGCATGTATTTATTCTTGAAGAGCGGGTATGCTAAAGATACAGGCTCTGTCCCTTTTGAAAGGGCTACTCCACATAGCACCAAAAGGGCCAAAACACTACCCTTTTTTACCCACCTTATCACCTCCAGTTAAATTTAGGTTATTTTATCATAATTTTCACTTTAAGTCTGTGTTAAAATTCCATTGTGGATTTCATTAGAGAACTTGTGGATTACGGAGTTATAGGTCTTTTGCTTGCTCTTAGCTTCTTTGCGGTAGCCGTTGCCATAGAAAGGTGGAGCTTTTACAGAAAGGTAAAGCTTGAAGAATACAAAAGCAAACAGGAGTTGGAAGTAGAGCTCAGCAAAGGTCTTACCTTTATAGCTTCTGTGGCCTCCAACGCACCATACATAGGACTTTTGGGTACGGTGCTTGGCATTATGCTAACCTTTTACAACATAGGGGAGGAGGGTTTTGTGGATACAAAGAAGGTTATGGTAGGTCTTGCTTTAGCTCTCAAGGCTACGGCGGTTGGGCTATTGGTAGCCATACCTTCTTCCGTCCTTTACAACCTACTTCTTAGAAGAGTAAAGATCCTTTTGCTTTTGTGGGAGGCAAAGAATGGAAGACAAAGAGTTTAGCTCCATAAACGTTATTCCTTTGGTGGATATAATGCTTGTGCTTTTAACAATCGTGCTTATCACCGCTACCTTTGTAGTGCAGGGAAGCATACCCGTTCAACTACCAAAGGCAAGCGTAAGCTCCCAAGAAAATCTGAAAGGACTTTCCATAATCATAACACAGGAAGGGTCGGTCTTCTTTGACGGCAGGATTGTTTCTCTGTCAGAGCTTGAGAGAGAGCTTGAGAAGTATCAAAGAGATCACCAGGTGCAAGTGTTAGCAGATAGGAGGGCTACAGTCCAAAGTTTAGTAGATGTCTTAGACCTTTTGAAAAAGCTCAGTTTTAAAAAGGTATCCATAAAGACGGAGGTCAGGTAGTGAGGGAGCTCGTTAAGGCCTATAGCCTATCCTTTCTGATCCACTTCCTCTTGGTCTTTGGCCTGCTTTTTCTGACTCAAAGGATGCCCTTCTTGGAGAAAAGGATCGTTGAAATAGATTTGTCTTTTGAAAATTTAAAGCTGGAAAAAGAAATCGTAGCTGAAAAAAACCAAAAGCAAGCTCCGTCAAGGCATGCAGAGCCTCTTAAAGCTTTCCATGAAGATAAAACCCTCAACCAAGAGGAAAAAACTGCTCAAATTCAAACAGTCCCACAAGAAAAACAGCCAATAACTCCAACCCTTTCGCCTGTAAGAGATGAACCAGAAGAGGATAGGGCTTCTCAGGTTCAAAGTATCGCAGAGGGAAAACCTGCGGACACTTCCCCTTCATCCTCCGCAAATCAGAGGGTAGAGATTGAAGAAAAGAAAGCTACAGCTCAAGTTGTGGGCACCCAATCTTCAGAAGGTTCAAAGCATGCGGAGGAAAGCAGAAAAGCCTCTTTGGAGGAAAGCTTTCTCAAGGAAAAGCTCTCCGTTATATCAGGTATAGTCCAAAGATACGCAAATTATCCGCCTATAGCCAGGAGGATGGGATGGGAGGGAAAGGTTTTGATCAGCTTTGTTTTGGAGCCAAGCGGAGAAATAAGGGATCTAAAAATTTTAAAAGGTAGCGGTTATGAAGTTTTGGACAGAGAAGCTCTGGAAGCCATAAAGAGAAGCTACAGGGAGTTCCCAAAACCCCCAGCAAGCGTAATAGTAAGGTTGCCAGTGGCCTTCAGGCTTGAATGATGTAATTAGTTTAAACTCTTATCAAGTATAAGCTCCTTTTCTTGGCTATGGGATAGTCTCCTGTGGATCAAAACTTTGAGGTTTTTAAAATCTTGGGGCAATTCTAATTTGTAAGGTTTTCCGTATTCCAAAGCTGTCTTTGCTTGGGCGGAGAGTAGCTTTCTTATAGTCTGCTGTCCCTCTGGTGTATCAAAAATAATGGTTATATAAAGCTTTGGGTCTCCCTGGTCTGCGGTG is part of the Thermocrinis sp. genome and encodes:
- a CDS encoding NAD+ synthase; its protein translation is MEFINICIAQLNFTVGDLEGNAEKILEVWRSKDEEAHLVVFPELSISGYPPQDLLFDRGFLKECQRQLERIVEFSKSLNSTAVLGMPYYDGELFNSLVLVGRGKVFGIYHKTFLPNYSVFDEKRYFRSGSRPLMLSINGVKLGFSVCEDVWHPDGWERYYALCGAEVLININASPYYANKYSFKENFLKARAQDNLAYVVYVNLVGAQDELVFDGRSLIIDPEGKVIYRAKAFEESVKTVSLPLSKVRAKRLMDLRLRERPTECPSVENILDQRRLEYFQATLEPSPQGEEEIYNALLLGLKDYFYKNSFKKAVLGLSGGIDSALVACLAADALGKEKVVGVFMPSQYTSEESKRYVLELSKNLGIELLTYPIDPIFESYKDSLGSKELTVAEENLQARIRANILFYLSNKHGWLVLSTSNKSESAVGYTTIYGDMAGGFAPIKDVYKTLVYKLAKYRNSIKPDIPEGLFTRPPTAELRPNQTDQDTLPPYAVLDRILELYIEEGYTFEEIVKEGFDKELVRKVLEMLRKAEYKRKQAPIGTKISKRAFGSDWRMPLINFWRG
- a CDS encoding DUF523 and DUF1722 domain-containing protein is translated as MKYPTPKLVVSACLAGEFVRYDGGTVKDPFVEKLLRYCQVIPVCPEVSIGLGVPRNKVILYWKEKELRLVQPSSGKDLTEDMLSFVESFLSGLEEVDGFLLKGKSPSCGVSNSTLSYKDPEGRTFSHRTKGLFAKKVIERFEDLPVEDEKRLKDEKIKKHFLVRLFSIARLREFISRAESISQLMEFHRINKYLLMLHSQTKLKEMGRLVASSKGFTQTIKEYSRLFRQALKKTPSKGQYINTFTHIYGHLSRRLNQKEKDHFFTLLEDFRKGLVSEKTILELLKNWSFRFEEDYLQTQTIFEPCPKELN
- a CDS encoding peroxiredoxin; this translates as MLKEGDKAPDFCLKGIDEEGNEKEFCLKDLLDQPIILYFYPKDNTSGCTQEACDFRDNINQLINKGYRVVGVSPDSISSHKKFKEKYNLPFPLLSDPDCKIAELYGAYGVKKIYGKETKGIIRSTFVINPDGTIKKAYYNVKAKGHVEKLMQEL
- the cfiA gene encoding 2-oxoglutarate carboxylase large subunit, which gives rise to MQAVEILEQIQEELKKLEKKGFRKKILITDLTPRDGQQCKLATRVRTDDLLPLCEKMDKVGFYAVEVWGGATYDVCLRYLKEDPWERLRRIKEVMPNTKLQMLFRGQNIVGYRPKSDKLVYKFVERAIANGITVFRVFDALNDNRNIETAVKAIKELGGEAHAEISYTRSPIHTYQKWIEYALEIAEMGADWLSFKDATGIIMPLETYAIIKGIKEATQGKLPVLLHNHDMSGTAIVNHMMAILAGVDMVDTVLSPLAFGSSHPATESVVAMLEGTPFDTGLDLKLIDECAEITKQIRKKYKKYETEYAGVNAKVLIHKIPGGMISNMVAQLIEANALDKIEEALKEVPNVERDLGYPPLLTPSSQIVGVQAVLNVISGERYKVITKEVRDYVEGKYGRPPGPISKELAEKILGPGKEPDFSTRAADLADPEDWDKAYEETKALLGREPTDEEVLLYALFPMQAKDFFVAREKGELYPEPIEELAETAEVKPGTVPGAAPVEFDIIYHGEKFKVKIEGVSAHQEPGKPRKYYVRVDGRLEEVQLTPLVEAIPAGGVSQAVVQAEEKGIPKATQPGDATAPMPGRVVRILVEEGQPVQEGQTVAIVEAMKMENEIHAPITGVVKKIFAKPGDNITPDDAILRIEAVKGDSDTYG
- the accC gene encoding acetyl-CoA carboxylase biotin carboxylase subunit, which translates into the protein MFKKVLIANRGEIACRIIRACKELGIQTVAIYNEIESTARHVKMADEAYMIGVNPLDTYLNAERIVDLALEVGAEAIHPGYGFLAENEHFAKLCEEKGITFIGPHWKVIELMGDKARSKEVAKRTGLPTVPGSDGILKDEQEAKQIAKEIGYPVLLKASAGGGGRGIRICRNEEELLKNYELAYNEAQKAFGRGDLLLEKYIENPRHIEFQVLGDKYGNVIHLGERDCSIQRRNQKLVEIAPSLLLTPEQREYYGSLVVKAAKEIGYYSAGTMEFVGDEKGNLYFIEMNTRIQVEHPVTEMITGVDIVKWQIRIAAGEPLRYKQEDIKFNGYSIECRINAEDPKKGFAPSIGVIERYYAPGGFGIRVEHAASRGFEVTPYYDSMIAKLIVWAPQWEVAVDRMRAALETYEITGVKTTIPLLINIMKDPDFRAGRFTTKYLDERPHLFDYPEHRDKEDFVAIIASAIANYHGL
- a CDS encoding OsmC family protein; protein product: MKVKVAQKEDFHFVGVGESNREVPIDAAGYVGGKGRGIRPPELLFHSIAGCVGIHLYEALHKEGKHTEHIEIETDAERITEGYPKVFTKIYLFVKVKGDVSEEDVKKALDKTIYDPGTCSIAYMINKVAPIEYRIELIR
- a CDS encoding 4Fe-4S binding protein, which translates into the protein MAYWFVLYTFPGFFRQPLNTALFFLFFTILSFVFFFLFNGMAYCKYICPIGSVNTAFSRTSPMWLSTYQGECKTCKRPDCASACPYKLNPSKFDERNSMFGCTMCMECAHACDAVKLEFKRWGYSLYEKIKEPKMIEVMVYLFLTAVITITMRFHHGLSRSGLGEYMPWVVGGKYIQQAFNLPKWVDTSGLLAMLLSLILVFGIVYLTFGKIAKVLQTNLSNVLLSLGYAFAPLMIVGGLSHVLELFFIEYYHHIVNGFSQAFGLGVSVGPLAKRGEPWLLIFRVFPFIAGLWSLHILWNRVKMLHTPRKGYVFALASALPVFYLLLALHHHH
- the exbB gene encoding TonB-system energizer ExbB translates to MDFIRELVDYGVIGLLLALSFFAVAVAIERWSFYRKVKLEEYKSKQELEVELSKGLTFIASVASNAPYIGLLGTVLGIMLTFYNIGEEGFVDTKKVMVGLALALKATAVGLLVAIPSSVLYNLLLRRVKILLLLWEAKNGRQRV
- a CDS encoding biopolymer transporter ExbD, whose translation is MEDKEFSSINVIPLVDIMLVLLTIVLITATFVVQGSIPVQLPKASVSSQENLKGLSIIITQEGSVFFDGRIVSLSELERELEKYQRDHQVQVLADRRATVQSLVDVLDLLKKLSFKKVSIKTEVR
- a CDS encoding energy transducer TonB, with product MRELVKAYSLSFLIHFLLVFGLLFLTQRMPFLEKRIVEIDLSFENLKLEKEIVAEKNQKQAPSRHAEPLKAFHEDKTLNQEEKTAQIQTVPQEKQPITPTLSPVRDEPEEDRASQVQSIAEGKPADTSPSSSANQRVEIEEKKATAQVVGTQSSEGSKHAEESRKASLEESFLKEKLSVISGIVQRYANYPPIARRMGWEGKVLISFVLEPSGEIRDLKILKGSGYEVLDREALEAIKRSYREFPKPPASVIVRLPVAFRLE